A stretch of DNA from Rhinoraja longicauda isolate Sanriku21f chromosome 9, sRhiLon1.1, whole genome shotgun sequence:
cattttatcgggatgcttcagagcatggtttggaaacaggtccatccaagactgcaaggaattgcagataattgtagacacggcccagaccatcacacaaaacaaacatctttccattgactccatttatacctcgcgctgcctcggcaaggctagcagcatgaTCAATGATGAGTCACaacttggccactccctcttccgccctctcccatcgggcaaaaggtataggtgtgaaaacgcacacctctaggttCAAGGataggttcttcccagctgttatcagccaactgaaccatcctgccacaactagagagcaatactgaattactatctacgtcattggagacccttggactatcttcgatcggactttactggcttcatcttgcaataaatgttattcatgttatttcctttatcatgtatctatatactgtatttATTAGGGAAGACTACCCACGGAAGACGTGTTAAGCGGGAAAGCtacggggatgggagagggaagaaggtgtGAGTGGACGCTGTTACAAACCCGCAGCAGGTAGAATATGGTGAACACTTTCCTTTGTGTTTCCAGTTCATTGACCTTGAGTTTCCAACCCACTGTAGTATACCAAGTGTATTGCGCCAGAGCCTGTTGTTCATTTGCTAATTGATGTTTCAGAGGGTGCTAATTCGGTAATGCGTTTATTCTGAGCCTGGTAACTAACAACGATCACGTCACCCTATGGCCCCTGTGGATGCCACCTGCCTGTATAAATAAACACCTTCACTGAGTGAGTGGACGCAGAGGGCCAGCTACAACTCGTCCCTGTTGAAGGACTTTATGATTTGTTGGAAAACATGCGACTCGATCATCTATTCAATTTTCTAATGGGGTTTAGACCTTACTACTACCGCATCCTTGCTGTCGTTGGAGTTCTATGTAAGTCATTATGACCAGTGCCAACTTGGCAGATCTGATATGGAACTTGGTGTTGGATTTTTTCAACTATGATTATTTTCAATTGTTATTCAGCTCTGACTGACCACTGATATTCCTCTCTCCTTTCCTGATTTACTTGCTGCCTCTCCGCCACATCTGCCAGGCTTCAGTCTGACTGGGTCAGCCTCCTTCATCCCTCACTGTTGGGTTTGTACTGACCGGGCGTTGGATCCAAACTAATGACGTATTTATTGATGTCCAGGTGCTGCTGCTTATTTACAATGTACCCAGAAAATGTTATGTATTATatgtaaatagatagatagataatgtaTACGAGAATACGATGTGTGATACCTAAATATTTCCCCGGTGTTTTTAACGTTGCGAAAGATCTGAAGATATGTAGGTTGCGCCAATTAATGAAGATGTCTGAAGTGCAGTTCTTATCATGGTGAAGAAGGTACTGGACATATTAATGCctatgaagttagataaatctcccagtcctgatcagatatatccaaggacatggtgggaagctggagaagaaattacaggagatctgaatgaaataaatgaatcattATTAGACACAGAGGAGGTGTCAAATGGAGGATGGTTATTGTTGTGCCTCTAATTAAGAAGTGGTGCAAGGAAAAACCTGGGTACTATAGACCAATGAGCCAAACATTAATGGTGAAGATTCTTAGGGATAAAATATACGTGCACTTCAATGAATAGGGTCTTTTTGTGGACACTCAGCATGGTTGGTACATGGGAATttcgtctcacaaatctgattgaattttatgAAGAATTATCCAAAAATGTTAACAAGGGCAAAGCCGTAGATGTTGTctttatggacttcagcaagacatttgataaggttccaaatGAAGGCttttctggaagattagattgcattcCAGGGAAAGCTAGCTTACTGGATCAGACTTGGCTTTAAAGAAGGAAGCACAGGGAGATGGAGGAAGATTGTTTGTGGAACTACAGGCCTGTGACAAGCGGTGTGCCTCAGAGATCAGTGCGGGGTCTattactgtttgtggtttataaaaatgattttgatgagaaggcgcaaggcatgattaataaatttgtagatgacaataTCGTAGATAGCATGATGGTTATAAAAATATTTATGaagataattggacaggtacatggaaggaaagtttcagagggatatggtctaAATGTAAATAGAAAAGCCTGGGGAAAGTTGTGGAACATAGAGATGTTGGAGTCAGGTACAAAGGTCCATGAAAgtggcatatcatatcatcatatctacagccggaaacaggccttttcggccctccaagtccgtgccgcccagtgatccccgtacattaacactatcctatacccactagggacaatttttacatttacccagccaattaacctacatacctgtacgtctttggagtgtgggaggaaaccgaagatctcggagaaaacccacgcaggtcacggggagaacgtacaaactccttacagtgcagcacccgtagtcaggatcgaacctgagtctccggagctgcattcgctgtaaagcagcaactctaccgctgcgctaccgtaccgggcATCACAGGACGAttcggtggtcaagaaggcttttgttaCATTAGCCTtcatttctgtgtgaaaaagttaattttcaggttcctattaaaactctcTCCTCATATTAAACCTTAGTCTTCTGTTTCTTGATCCCACTACTGAATGGGTGAATACATcatgcaccctatctattcccctcaggagTTTGGACAGCTATCTAAGCTCTTCCTCCagtctcccgcactccaaagaatgAAGTTCTGGTGaaagatattgagtatagaagttgtgatattatgttacatttgcacaagatgttggtgaggccgcatttggagtattgtgttttgttttggtcaccctacttaAGAAACTGtgtcatcaagctggaaaaaGCACAGGGAAGAGTTATgagaacttgagggcctgagctatgtggagaggttgggcaggtgaggACCTCATACTTTGAAGAGCAGGAGGCTAAAGGAAGATCATACAgagttgaacaaaatcatgaggagaactgATTCAATAAATccgacccagagtaggggaatcaaaaatgagAGTTCAAAGATTTAATGTGAGCGGGAACATTTTGatcggaatctgagaggtaactatttcacactgtgtttggcgggtatatggaacgagctgccagaggaatgtggttgaggcaagtacgatGACAACATGTAAGTATATTTGGAACGctatatggatgggaaaggttgagtGTGATATAGTTCAAATGCAGGAACGTGGAATgaatttagatggggcatcctggtcggctcggacaagttgggctgaagggacttgtttctgttctgtatgactgtgactctagacATAAATTATTCAATATCATTACCTGCACTGTAATATGATTCATTCAATGCCTTTCAATGTTGCTAAACTGTGTAAACAAGCTCTTGACATCCAAAGAGGTTCTCATCAAATGTGGCCACAGTTGAAACTAACCCATCAAGTCAATGCCCCTTACCTCTCGAAAACACAGATTTCTATAATGGATTTCAGTCACTGTTCTGGACCGAGAAATGAACTTAGAAAGGTCAAGAAGTGAAGAGCTGGAGATTGACCATGTTGGTGAGGAACAAGTGGGAATTGTGGCAAACTTGGTGAAAGTTTTGAAATTCAGAAATTGTGTAATACTCAACAATGACTCCATTTGTTCGCCTTCACTTGTCAATTTTGTTGTTGTCTGCTTTTTTTCCCAACTTCACAGCTAATGTGATCGCAATTGTAACACTATCACGCGGACGGTGTGGACTCTCGAAAGGTGTCACCTGGTATCTTGTGGCAATGGCACTAGCCGATCTATTTGTCGTCGTATTTCAGGTCATTCTCATCAACATAATTCACATATATATCCCTCCCGGGTGCAAGATCGTATATACCGTGGGTTACATGTCCGTATCTTACACCGTCTGGCTCACTGTTGCCTTCACCTTCGACCGTATGGCGGCCATTTGCTTCCAGAAGCTGAAGAGAAGATACTGCACTGAGAAAGGTGCAGCCATGGTTATTGCAGTGGTGAGTGTGCTGAGTGTGTTCACCAACATCCCCTGGTACTTCACATACCGGTCACGTTTCTGCATGGCATCATTTGATTTCTTGAATTCGCCAGTGTGGGCAGCCTTTGACTGGGGGCACCGCATTTTAACTCCACTCGTCCCCTTTGTGCTGATCCTCCTGCTCAATGCTGTCACTGTCAGGCACATCCTGATGGCCAGTGTAGTCCGCAGGAAActgagggggcagaggagcggggaggggaagTGCGACCCAGAGATGAAGAATCGAAGAAGATCCATCATTTTGCTCTTCACAATATCAGCCAGTTTTATCCTGTTATGGATGACTCGGGTGGTCATTCTATCAATTCAGCGAATCACTGGATCGTACATGGCACAGTATGTGTCTGATGTTATGCTGGACCACCTAGGAACAATGCTTCAGTTATtcagctcctgcaccaacacgtttatttatgcggTCACCCAGAGGAAGTTCCGGGAAGAGGTGATAAATGCCGTGAAATGTCCCTTTCAGGCCACCCTGAAGTTCATTAAAAGTTATGGAGAGAGGTGAAAAATTCAACCCAGGACTGTTTGTACCGTCCCGACCAGCAAACCCATGATTGAACAAACAGATCAAAGAGCTTTGAAGATGGGAATCAGAACATGCACGTTATAGTTAGGTGCAGGATTCACCAGCGTTCATTAAAATATATATGAGAAAGCAAGGGAAGCCTTTTACCTGGGTGTAGATTGGGGAATTGATTTTATTCAACAAGCTGTTCTGAGATGTCATCAATGGTTCCATTGATATGATTTCCACAGACATCATATGAAATGAAGTCGCTGGAATCAATTGCAGAAAACTGTTGTGCAAGTGGATGGATGTGTTGATCGTGGCTTTGTGGACCAGTCTGAAACAGCTGGTGGAGAGTGGGTACCAGGTTCTCCAACTCTGCTGCCTTTTGTCCCCAGTGACGAcggggagagatggaaagcagaCTTTCACCTCCCCATCACTTACTTTACACAAGAACACAAAGGCACGATCTCACCAGTCTTAACCAGAACAGAGAAAAATGAGCAATTACACTGCTTGGTCCGGCTTTTCATTGTTAATTGAAAATGGAATGGATGGATAATACATAAAAGGTTTTGGAGAAAAACATTGCTCCATTTTAACCACCTTTATAGCCTTTCCTGTTACCTTCAAAGATCAGCGGACAAACACTCCAACATCGCTCTGCAGTTCTCCACCTCTCAACatccttccactgactggacatCCCATTACATTGTAACATCTCCTCACACACGTCACCTCGCACATCtccggattaaattccatttgcccttTGCCTCGCTATCGATCCCTCCCTGCGGCCTCATGCTTTCCTCCTCCGTGTCACCGATgaatttgagataactcatctgtAATCATGTGGTTTCttacttccctcttccatttTTAACAACAGTAAATCATCAGCAGTCCTCTAGTCGTACAACACCACTCCTGGGCcagatgatttatttatttttaaagttgctATATCCTTAATGTTTGTCCCATCTGATATCTCACCATTATTCACCTGAATTAAAACACTGGCATCACCCTGATTTGGTGAGGACCAAAATTAATTCATTAGGAATCTCACCCAGATCTTCGTGTACACAAACAACTCATCTTTATGGTCACTAATTGCCTGAATCATCCCCAAGTAGCTGTTTCCCGTCCATTTTACTCAATCACCCCTCACCACAGCCCTTCATCCTCCTCTGACATTATATCCCACACCTAGCCCACACCAACGCCTCTTCTTTCCGAAGAGACTGAAGAAATATAGCATGTCTCTAGTGACTATTACAAAattttagatgcaggaaaaatgattccGGTGTTCttagattcaggaaaaaaaagGTTCCTGATttggcgggagtccagaaccaggaatcacagtttaagaataaggcgtatgccatttaggactgagatgaggaaaatcattttcacccagagagttgtgaatctgtggtattctctgccacagaacgcagaggccaattcattagatgtattcaagagaaagttgggATAGCTCTTTgagtaacggaatcaagggtaatggggagaaaacaggaacggggtactgattctggatgatcagccatgatcatattgaatggcggtgctggctccaagggccgaattgtctcctcctgcacctactttgtaTGCTTTTCTACGTTTCTACAGTTGCACACTGTTGGGTtacatcactgcttggtttgggaatagttctgcccaagaccgcgagaaattgcagcgaattgtagatgtagcccagaaattgcagagaattcgagtttaggttggtttagagatacatcgcggaaacaggcccctcggcccaatgaGACCGCACAtttgtaccaagctaattaaccaacaaacctgcacgtctttggagtgtgagaggaaaccgaagatttcggagaaagcccacgcaggtcatgtggagaacatgcaaactccagacacacaagtacacatagttaggatcaaacccaggtctctggcgctgtaaggtagcaagtctaccgctgcgttacaGTGCTGCCCATATGTAAAAGcagcccatcacacaggccagtcaTCCCACCGTTGACTCAAACAGAGTCATGGATTTGTTTCACCCGGTTATTTCCTCTTCTCTCGGCTCCCGTCTGGCAGggtgtacagaagcttgaaagcacaaaccTCCAGTCTCAGGATCTGctttttcctctctgttatcaggcttgtaaacggtccttccataaactagggtactgttcaattcacctctaccccattgaggacattggacattgtccaaGGAACTGATGAGCGacaatgcgctgcaatgctgagaactatattctgtatgaGATAGTAtgagaaacaaagcttttcacagcatatgacaataaaaaacttaAACATAAACAAATATATCAGCCTTGCCATTTCCTAACTACCCTCCCAGGACATCtccagtcccttcccaccaacatcaggacacccccccccccccccccccacccctccgcaGCTCACCGCCGAAA
This window harbors:
- the LOC144597076 gene encoding putative G-protein coupled receptor 139 — protein: MALADLFVVVFQVILINIIHIYIPPGCKIVYTVGYMSVSYTVWLTVAFTFDRMAAICFQKLKRRYCTEKGAAMVIAVVSVLSVFTNIPWYFTYRSRFCMASFDFLNSPVWAAFDWGHRILTPLVPFVLILLLNAVTVRHILMASVVRRKLRGQRSGEGKCDPEMKNRRRSIILLFTISASFILLWMTRVVILSIQRITGSYMAQYVSDVMLDHLGTMLQLFSSCTNTFIYAVTQRKFREEVINAVKCPFQATLKFIKSYGER